The proteins below come from a single Chlorogloeopsis sp. ULAP01 genomic window:
- a CDS encoding cupin domain-containing protein, whose product MTDEQHSLLKAADINSMDAFEFHHPLNPNSEIYLRFLGRAVGLKRIGVTIARVPPGKESFIYHAHQNEEEWVYILSGRGIAEIGDRSYEVEPGDFMGFGLPQQPHHLRNPFNEDLIYLIGGEAGRLDVGVFPRLGKRVIRDSESAYIFDESALQLFWSSKQSAED is encoded by the coding sequence GTGACTGATGAACAACATTCTCTGCTAAAAGCAGCAGACATTAATTCAATGGATGCGTTTGAGTTTCATCATCCGCTCAATCCCAATTCAGAAATTTATTTACGGTTCCTTGGGCGTGCTGTCGGTCTTAAACGCATTGGTGTGACGATTGCTCGTGTACCTCCGGGTAAGGAATCTTTCATTTATCACGCTCATCAAAATGAAGAAGAATGGGTTTATATATTGTCAGGTCGAGGTATTGCGGAAATTGGAGATAGGTCATACGAAGTTGAACCAGGAGACTTCATGGGATTTGGGCTACCCCAACAACCCCATCATCTTCGTAATCCATTTAATGAAGACCTTATATACTTGATAGGTGGAGAAGCAGGACGCTTAGATGTTGGCGTTTTTCCTCGGCTTGGCAAACGGGTGATTAGGGATAGTGAGTCAGCTTACATATTTGATGAGTCAGCACTTCAACTTTTTTGGAGCAGTAAGCAATCTGCTGAGGATTGA
- the nuoB gene encoding NADH-quinone oxidoreductase subunit NuoB, which produces MTDTIINPIERPQVTQQLSENIILTTVDDLYNWAKMSSLYPLMFGTACCFIEFMSAYASRFDMERFGMIPRTTPRQADLIITAGTVTMKYAPTLVRIYEQMAEPKYVMAMGACTITGGMFSVDSPTAVRGVDKLIPVDVYIPGCPPRPEAVIDGIIKLRKKIANESIQERQVSQQTHRYHSIYHQMKVVPPINDGQYLKSPQREAPPKELIEAVGLPLPLLQQETVTKEA; this is translated from the coding sequence ATGACTGACACAATCATCAATCCCATAGAACGTCCACAAGTAACGCAACAATTATCTGAAAACATTATTTTAACTACTGTAGATGACCTCTACAACTGGGCGAAAATGTCCAGTTTGTATCCTTTGATGTTTGGCACAGCTTGCTGTTTTATTGAGTTTATGTCTGCTTATGCTTCTCGCTTCGACATGGAGCGATTTGGGATGATTCCCCGTACTACTCCCAGGCAAGCAGATTTAATTATTACCGCAGGTACTGTGACGATGAAATATGCTCCTACTTTGGTGCGAATCTACGAGCAAATGGCAGAACCTAAGTATGTCATGGCAATGGGAGCTTGCACAATTACGGGTGGGATGTTTAGTGTTGATTCTCCCACGGCTGTTCGTGGTGTAGATAAGTTAATACCTGTCGATGTCTATATACCAGGATGTCCACCTAGACCAGAGGCAGTGATTGATGGAATAATTAAGCTGCGTAAAAAAATTGCTAATGAAAGTATCCAAGAGCGGCAGGTAAGTCAACAAACTCACCGTTACCACAGTATTTATCACCAAATGAAGGTAGTACCTCCAATTAACGATGGGCAATATTTGAAAAGTCCCCAAAGAGAGGCTCCACCCAAGGAGTTAATAGAAGCAGTGGGATTGCCATTGCCTTTGTTACAACAAGAAACTGTTACCAAGGAAGCATAA
- a CDS encoding dual specificity protein phosphatase family protein gives MYKFAAAWENEPIVFGAAKPGYSSTEVHDWIEFMKRSGIKRVCCLLSEQQLARYSDLLGRYQQEFGSNHVCWTPIEDFHLCDRETLTQKILPFLAAADKQGEKVVVHCSGGIGRTGHVLAAWLVSGRGLSNKAAIAAVRRTGRNPYEAAIASVMRGRNPFQVVGELHALLNECRLTARDWV, from the coding sequence ATGTACAAATTTGCCGCTGCTTGGGAAAATGAGCCAATTGTATTTGGTGCTGCCAAACCCGGATATTCCAGCACGGAGGTACATGATTGGATTGAATTCATGAAGCGCTCTGGCATCAAGAGAGTTTGCTGTCTTTTGAGTGAGCAGCAACTAGCTCGTTACTCGGATCTTCTAGGCAGATATCAACAGGAATTCGGGAGCAATCATGTTTGCTGGACACCGATTGAAGATTTCCATTTATGTGATCGAGAAACACTCACCCAGAAAATACTTCCCTTTTTAGCAGCAGCAGATAAGCAAGGTGAGAAAGTTGTTGTACATTGCTCTGGTGGCATCGGACGAACTGGACACGTGCTAGCTGCTTGGTTGGTTAGTGGTAGAGGATTGTCTAACAAAGCTGCGATCGCTGCTGTGAGGAGAACGGGCAGAAATCCCTATGAAGCTGCGATCGCTTCTGTAATGCGAGGAAGAAATCCGTTTCAAGTTGTAGGGGAACTCCATGCACTTCTGAATGAGTGCCGTCTCACAGCTAGAGATTGGGTGTAA
- a CDS encoding NB-ARC domain-containing protein yields the protein MEVYKQRRRRGVILNLQGWNKLQTARHQVEIVENDGAKLTLEELSYRTQLAPFTVSKVLAREEGVDKQTLEYFFRAFGLQLTKSDFVRAGNEGDAGNQEDAEIGSRGEIQNHADWGEAPDVSIFFGRTEELSKLEYWVVNDRCRLIALLGMGGIGKTSLAVKLAQQLQKQFEFVVWRSLRNSPPLRELLSNLLQFFADGQPVNLSENLGDIVLISQFMAHLRSHRTLVVLDNAESILASGDRTGHYQAGYEDYGQLLQQIGETAHQSCVVLTSREKPQEIVALEGETLPVRSLQLSGLSAIAAQELVRTKSFFYSCDSRCQELIQHYAGNPLALKIIATTIQELFNGDIAEFLAQDTKVFGSIYELLTQQFNRLSAVEKDLIYWLAINREPVNLIELRADLVLPVTSMNLLEALESLARRSLIEKISVPHSPIQFTLQPVVMEYVIDNFIQQVCAEIEQWGTDEKCLFNSYALMKATAKDYIRAAQTKLILQPVIEQLLILVRSKQAIATLLAQITNQLREQTFKTWQQENQKQENKPIIPTSSLLGEPGYAAGNIINLLSYLQIDLTGYDFSYLTIRQAYLQDTSLKQVNFAHANISQSVFAKTFSTAMGAAFSPDGRTMATTHTDGYIRLWDVVSSQPLMTYQGHLGIVWGVVFSPDGRMLATAGEDRSIKIWDIKTGQCLKTLLGHSDGVRTVIYTLDGDKLISSSTDSTIRIWDTSTGECIKVLQGHTSGVWAVALSPLPTPVATTGETLRSRPNGGNPRTALLSATHWLPLIRGVGGILASGSDDNTIKLWDITTGRCIKTLQGHTDWIRSVDFSTQGMLASSSLDGTVRIWDVEKGICVDILKGHTNGVYTICFIGDGNILASSSLDRTVRVWNVATGECLKTLQGHTNAVYVNAVNPQGTLLVTGGDDFSLRLWDIASGECVRMLKGRQNWFSSVIFSPVRHANFAWVLASGGEDGIVRLWTPDGKCYSLGSHADFIFAVNFSPDGRILASGSADQTIRLWDVVNGQCMKVLHGHTGMVTSVTFSPDSRILASTSYDHTIKLWDVAKGQLLHTFAEHITMSTAFSPDGKKLAVGSFDKTVRIWDLETKQCCQTFEGHDSWTWWVAFSPDGLLLATASSADRTIRLWDVNTSECIHILKGHQEWIWALAFSPGGATLASCSSDGTIKLWDVKTGSCIATLTGHDTWVMSVDFSPEGNILVSGDGNAVIKLWDVETQECIQTLRAERLYEGMNIYGVRGLTEAQKSTLFALGAVEQR from the coding sequence ATGGAAGTGTACAAGCAAAGACGCAGACGTGGTGTTATTCTTAATCTCCAAGGATGGAATAAGCTGCAAACAGCTAGACATCAAGTAGAGATTGTAGAAAATGACGGAGCCAAATTAACTCTGGAAGAGTTGAGCTACCGTACTCAGCTTGCTCCCTTTACTGTCTCTAAAGTTTTAGCAAGGGAAGAGGGAGTTGATAAGCAAACCCTTGAATACTTCTTTAGAGCCTTTGGGTTGCAACTGACGAAAAGTGATTTTGTGAGAGCAGGAAATGAAGGAGACGCGGGGAATCAAGAAGACGCGGAGATAGGAAGTAGGGGAGAAATCCAAAATCATGCAGATTGGGGTGAGGCACCTGATGTCTCGATTTTTTTTGGACGTACGGAGGAGTTGAGTAAATTAGAGTATTGGGTAGTAAATGATCGCTGCCGACTGATCGCTTTGCTGGGGATGGGTGGCATAGGCAAGACTTCTTTAGCAGTAAAGTTAGCACAGCAACTTCAAAAGCAGTTTGAGTTTGTAGTCTGGCGAAGTCTCCGCAACAGCCCGCCACTGAGAGAATTGTTGAGTAATTTGCTTCAGTTTTTTGCCGACGGGCAACCTGTTAACTTATCAGAAAATTTAGGGGATATAGTACTTATCTCTCAATTTATGGCACACTTGCGATCGCATCGCACGCTTGTGGTATTAGACAATGCAGAATCGATTTTGGCAAGTGGCGATCGCACCGGGCATTATCAAGCTGGATATGAAGATTACGGACAACTGTTACAGCAAATTGGAGAGACGGCACATCAAAGCTGTGTGGTACTGACAAGTCGAGAAAAGCCTCAAGAAATCGTAGCCTTAGAAGGAGAAACACTACCAGTTCGTTCTTTGCAATTATCGGGTTTGAGCGCGATCGCTGCTCAAGAATTGGTGAGAACTAAAAGTTTCTTTTACAGCTGTGATTCTCGTTGCCAAGAGTTAATTCAACATTACGCAGGCAATCCCCTCGCTCTCAAAATCATAGCTACTACAATTCAAGAGTTATTTAATGGAGATATTGCAGAATTTCTCGCTCAAGACACTAAAGTTTTTGGTAGCATTTACGAACTCTTAACACAGCAGTTTAATCGACTTTCAGCAGTTGAAAAAGACTTAATTTACTGGCTGGCAATCAATCGAGAACCAGTAAATCTAATAGAATTGCGTGCCGATTTAGTTTTGCCCGTAACTTCCATGAACCTGCTGGAAGCTTTAGAATCTTTGGCAAGGCGAAGTTTAATCGAAAAAATCTCAGTTCCTCACTCCCCTATACAATTTACCCTGCAACCTGTAGTGATGGAGTATGTCATAGACAATTTTATTCAACAGGTGTGTGCAGAGATTGAACAGTGGGGAACAGACGAGAAATGCTTGTTCAACAGCTATGCTTTGATGAAAGCAACTGCTAAAGATTATATTAGGGCTGCCCAAACAAAACTTATTCTGCAACCAGTCATAGAGCAACTACTGATTTTAGTGCGGAGCAAACAAGCGATCGCTACTCTACTCGCTCAAATTACAAATCAATTACGAGAACAGACTTTCAAAACATGGCAGCAGGAGAATCAAAAACAAGAAAATAAACCAATCATTCCTACCTCCTCACTTTTGGGCGAACCTGGTTACGCAGCAGGTAATATTATTAACCTCTTGTCTTACCTCCAAATTGATTTAACTGGCTATGATTTTTCCTATTTGACAATTCGGCAAGCCTATCTTCAAGATACTTCTCTCAAGCAAGTTAACTTTGCCCATGCCAATATCTCTCAGTCGGTGTTTGCCAAAACCTTCTCAACAGCAATGGGTGCGGCATTTAGCCCCGATGGCAGAACAATGGCAACCACACACACCGATGGTTATATTCGCTTATGGGATGTTGTTAGCAGCCAACCGCTAATGACTTATCAGGGACATTTGGGCATTGTTTGGGGAGTTGTATTCAGCCCAGATGGTAGGATGCTTGCTACTGCAGGAGAAGACAGAAGCATTAAAATTTGGGATATCAAGACTGGACAGTGCTTAAAAACCCTTCTTGGTCACAGCGATGGAGTTCGTACTGTAATATATACCCTTGATGGTGACAAATTAATTAGCAGCAGTACAGATTCTACAATCCGAATTTGGGATACAAGTACGGGAGAATGCATCAAAGTCTTGCAAGGACATACTAGCGGAGTTTGGGCTGTAGCTTTGAGTCCTTTGCCCACGCCAGTTGCTACAACGGGGGAAACCCTCCGAAGTCGCCCCAACGGGGGAAACCCCCGCACGGCGCTTCTCTCCGCAACGCACTGGCTCCCCTTAATAAGGGGGGTTGGGGGGATCTTAGCCAGTGGCAGCGATGACAACACAATTAAGCTCTGGGATATTACTACTGGACGCTGTATCAAAACTTTGCAAGGGCATACTGATTGGATTAGATCTGTCGATTTTAGTACTCAAGGTATGCTTGCCAGTAGCAGCTTAGACGGTACTGTGAGAATTTGGGATGTAGAAAAAGGTATATGTGTTGACATCCTCAAAGGACACACAAATGGAGTGTATACAATTTGCTTTATCGGTGACGGCAATATTCTTGCTAGCTCCAGCTTAGATCGAACAGTACGGGTGTGGAATGTTGCTACAGGGGAATGTCTGAAAACTTTGCAAGGACATACTAATGCAGTTTATGTCAATGCCGTCAATCCCCAAGGAACATTACTCGTTACTGGTGGCGATGATTTTTCGCTCAGGCTATGGGATATAGCTAGCGGAGAATGTGTGCGAATGCTTAAAGGCAGGCAAAACTGGTTCTCTTCAGTGATTTTCAGTCCCGTTCGTCATGCAAATTTTGCATGGGTACTTGCCAGTGGTGGTGAAGACGGCATAGTGAGGTTATGGACACCAGATGGCAAATGTTACAGTTTAGGCAGTCACGCAGATTTTATCTTTGCAGTCAACTTTAGCCCTGATGGACGTATCTTAGCAAGTGGCAGTGCTGACCAAACAATCAGGCTATGGGATGTAGTAAATGGTCAGTGTATGAAGGTTTTGCATGGACACACAGGTATGGTAACAAGCGTAACTTTCAGTCCAGATAGTCGTATTCTGGCAAGCACTAGCTATGACCATACAATTAAATTGTGGGATGTAGCAAAAGGTCAACTTTTACATACCTTTGCAGAACACATCACCATGTCAACAGCCTTTAGCCCAGATGGTAAAAAATTGGCAGTAGGCAGTTTCGACAAAACAGTAAGGATATGGGACTTAGAGACAAAACAGTGCTGCCAAACCTTTGAAGGACACGATAGTTGGACTTGGTGGGTTGCCTTCAGCCCAGATGGTTTGCTTCTCGCCACAGCTAGTAGCGCCGATCGCACAATTAGACTGTGGGATGTCAACACAAGTGAGTGTATTCATATACTTAAAGGGCATCAAGAATGGATTTGGGCGCTCGCTTTTAGTCCAGGTGGTGCTACTCTTGCCAGTTGTAGCAGCGACGGCACAATCAAACTTTGGGATGTCAAGACAGGTTCGTGCATTGCTACTTTAACAGGACACGATACTTGGGTAATGTCTGTTGACTTTAGTCCTGAAGGTAACATCCTAGTTAGTGGTGATGGCAATGCTGTAATTAAATTATGGGATGTAGAAACGCAAGAGTGCATCCAAACATTGAGAGCAGAACGTCTTTACGAGGGAATGAATATTTACGGTGTTAGAGGTTTGACAGAGGCACAGAAATCAACTTTGTTCGCTTTAGGTGCGGTTGAGCAGAGATAA
- the rsgA gene encoding ribosome small subunit-dependent GTPase A translates to MNLDFLGWSDFFTHSFAPYSQQGFSVGRVAIEYRKTYIVYSEQGELTAEVTGKLRHQATQPQDFPAVGDWAIVQARESEGRATIHGILPRKSKFSRKTVGSKTEEQIVAANIDTVFLVCGLDGDFSPRRIERYLILAWESGANPVIVLNKADLCNSLEESVSEVEAVALGVPILVLSATNHQGLDALQSYLQPGQTVALLGSSGVGKSTITNQLKGASVQAVQPVRRGDDQGRHTTTNRELILLPTGGLIIDTPGMREIQIWAGDESLQGTFADIESLAAECRFRNCQHNHEPGCAVQQALLEGELDFSRFLSYQKLQKELNYLVRKQDKRAQLAEKERWKKINKAMRNHHKY, encoded by the coding sequence ATGAATTTGGATTTTTTAGGCTGGAGTGACTTTTTTACTCACAGTTTTGCACCCTATAGTCAACAAGGTTTTAGTGTTGGTAGGGTTGCGATTGAATACAGAAAAACTTACATCGTTTATAGCGAGCAGGGCGAACTAACAGCAGAAGTTACAGGTAAATTGCGACATCAAGCTACTCAACCGCAAGACTTTCCCGCTGTTGGGGACTGGGCGATCGTGCAGGCGCGAGAGTCAGAAGGACGCGCTACCATTCACGGAATTTTGCCGAGAAAAAGCAAGTTTTCACGAAAAACCGTTGGTAGTAAAACCGAAGAACAAATTGTTGCAGCTAACATTGACACCGTGTTCTTGGTTTGTGGACTTGATGGCGATTTTAGCCCCAGAAGAATTGAACGCTATCTGATTCTGGCTTGGGAAAGTGGCGCAAATCCAGTCATAGTTTTAAATAAAGCCGACCTGTGCAACTCTTTAGAAGAGAGTGTCTCAGAAGTTGAAGCCGTTGCCCTGGGAGTACCAATTCTAGTATTGAGTGCCACCAATCATCAAGGGCTGGATGCCTTGCAATCATACCTGCAACCAGGACAAACAGTTGCTTTATTAGGATCTTCTGGTGTGGGTAAATCTACAATTACCAACCAACTCAAAGGTGCATCAGTGCAAGCTGTGCAACCAGTACGTCGAGGTGACGATCAAGGTAGACACACGACTACAAATCGAGAATTGATATTACTGCCGACAGGCGGCTTAATTATCGATACTCCAGGAATGCGAGAAATTCAAATTTGGGCAGGTGATGAAAGCTTGCAAGGAACCTTTGCAGACATTGAAAGCTTAGCCGCAGAATGCCGTTTTCGTAATTGCCAGCACAACCATGAACCCGGTTGTGCAGTGCAACAAGCATTACTTGAGGGAGAACTTGATTTTTCAAGATTTCTCAGCTACCAAAAATTGCAAAAAGAACTTAACTATCTTGTTCGCAAACAAGACAAACGGGCGCAATTAGCCGAGAAAGAACGCTGGAAGAAAATCAATAAAGCTATGCGAAACCATCACAAATATTGA